The stretch of DNA TCAAACTTTACTCGGGCCCTCAACGACCTGCTAGGCATTTCACAGAACGCGTCCACCGCATTTCGACCTCAAACAGACGGACAAACTGAGCGCGTCAATCAAGAAATCGAACAATACCTACGGATCTTTGTGAATAACAGGCAAAATGATTGGGTGGAATGGCTTGCATGCGCCGAATTTGCTATCAACAATAAGATTCACTCGTCCACTGGCTTCTCGCCCTTCTTCCTAAACTATGGCTCCAACCCCCGCCGAACCCTGCAACCCGCACGCCTCTCGGACGACCGTGTCCCCAAAGCTCTTGAATTCGCCTCTCAAATGGATTCCCTCGCGAAGGAATCCGCTTCAGCGCTAAACCTCGCCGCTGATGCAATGAAGCGATCCTATGACACCTCTCACCGCGCTCCACCCGTCTTCAATGTTGGCGACATGGTGATGCTCAGCGCCTCCGACATCAAGTCCTCACGTCCGTCTAAAAAGCTCGATGTTAAGCGTCACGGACCTTTTCCTGTGACGAAACGCGTTGGCATCCAGTCTTACACCCTCGACCTACCGGCCTCGTGGTCGATCCACCCTACTTTCCATGTCTCTAAACTCTCCCGTTTCATACCAGCAGAATTCGATTCCCAAACTTCACCcgcgacaccaacacctccccCCGCGTTACCACCCCCAGACATTGCAAGTGTGCTCGGCCACAGGGCCCTGCGCAGTGGAACACAGTTCCTCGTGCTGCTCGATGGCTgcacagaggaagacgctTCGTGGTCAAGCCACTCATCCTTCCCTAACTCTGAAGTACTAAACAATTACATACGCCTCCACAACATCCCGGACGCCCACCTTTAAGAGGGGGGTGATGTTAGAGTTCCCTCTAACGtagacacacacacgtgcctgtagtcacatatcacacagtatttgtagacacacccgtagctacgtagcctcagttccttctttgttagcacacccaacacgttctggtccttcgtctctctctcccgcctcgTCTCCGGGTCTCCTCCTAACAATTATGTCCATGAGCGATTGAGCCAGTGAGTTTTCATTTACAATATCATTATACAAGCTGAACCTTTTTTCTAGTCAAGTGGGCACGCTCCCACATTTGGCCAAACCTGCACAGTGGATAAAAGAGCGCTTTGATAGAGTCAAGGCTTCAGTGCCAAATTACATGAGGCCCAAGTATTTTGCCCTTGTCGTCTCCGAGGCATACAAAGCTGCCCGTGCTGCTGCCATTGAGCAATGTTCAGACTTTGTATCTTCCGGACACGAGTTCACTCAGGATCTTGCATTGTGCGCGATTCAGATGCATGGACTCGTCAAGTCGGCGTCTCTGGATCCCAGTGTGCCGATGCCATCCCTTGCAGCGGGTCTCCCCCATTTCACTACCGGATGGGCGCGCTGTTGGGGACGTGACGTGTTTATTTCGCTGAGCGGCCTTTTCTTGACTACTGGAAATTTCGAGGGCGCGCGAAGGCATATCTTGGCTTTTGCTTCGACGTTGAAGCATGGGTTGATCCCGAATCTTTTGGATTCTTTGCGCAGTCCAAGGTACATGTTTTTCTCATCAGGGAGATTGGGGAGTCTGACAGTGCTTGTTCTAGATACAATTCCCGTGATTCACCATGGTGGATGTTGCAAAACATCCAGGACTATGTCAAGACTGCTCCCGATGGCATCCAGATTCTTTCCGAGCCCGTTAAGCGACGCTTCCCGAAAGACGATACCTGGGTGCCATGGGACGATTCAAAAGCATATGCGTATTCCTCTTCTATTGCAGAAATAATTCAGGAGATTCTGCAACGGCATGCAGATGGAATTACTTTCCGAGAATACAATGCAGGTCCAAACCTGGACATGCAGATGAGGGATCAAGGATTTAACATTGACATCCATGTTGATTGGGAAACTGGGTTAATATTTGGTGGTAATCAACATAATTGTGGGACGTGGATGGACAAAATGGGAGAATCAGTCAAGGCTGGTACTAAAGGTGTTCCGGGGACACCGAGAGATGGCGCACCTGTTGAGATTACTGGCTTGCTGAAGAGTACGCTTCGATGGCTGAATGAGCTATCAAGTCAAGGAAAATTCCCATTCAAGGGTGTACAGGCTGAAAGTGAGTTTTTGCTTTGGTGCATTGGTTGTTTTATTTACATTGACATGCGATTGTAGTCAAAGGACAGAAGCGTCTTGTGACATACGCTGAATGGTCGAAACTGATTCAAGAGTCTTTCGAGAAGTGTTATTATGTCCCCTTGGATGCGTCCTTTGACAAGGACTACAAAATCAATTCAAGTCTTGTGAATCGACGGGGGATATACAAGGACGTGTATGGCTCTGGAGCGGGCCATGAATGGGCAGACTACCAGTTGCGCTGCAATTTCCCGATTGCGATGACTGTTGCTCCAGAGCTGTTTGACCCTCATCACGGCCTCGGTGCACTTCAGCTGGCTGACAAGGTGCTACGGGGCCCGCTTGGAATGAAAACACTGGACACTGCCGACTTGCAGTACCGTCCAGATTACGACAACTCGAACGACTCGGATGATCCTTCGGTGGCCAAAGGCCTGAACTACCACAATGTAAGAACTTTGATGCTCTATGGCTTGTGCAGAGACTGACGAGACACGCAGGGACCCGAGTGGGGTTGGCCTTTGGGCTATTTCTTGAGAgcataccttgattttgatACCCGGGTGGGGTCGGGCAAGGAGGATAAGAAACAGACGTTGCATTACCTGCACAAACTGCTGCTTACGCCTCGGGAGCACTTGTCAAAGGATCCATGGAGAGGACTGCCTGAATTGACAAACGCAGATGGGAAATATTGCAGGGACTCTTGTGCGACGCAGGCGTGGAGTGCAAGCACGCTGCTCGACTTTTTGGCGGATGTGAGCAAGTTGTAATTTTGTACATAGTAGTAGTTGTtgtagattagattagatctGGACAAGTTGTACATGTTTGTCTAGCCGGCTTATGTATTGATCGTCCAAAAAGCAGGTGCTCGTCGTTGTCCGCGTCCTGCATGTCCCAGTGATGGCATTCTTCGGACTGCCCGAGCGCGACCTAAAAAGTGACCAGCACGAGAATATCGCCGTCTACGACTGGAACGACGAGAGCTACGACGGTCTCGGCGATGCCCTCCAGGAAGGGGGTGACGACTTGAACGACGAGACCTTCGGATCCACTGACCCTATTGGTAATAACTTCTATATGAATCCCTATTCATAAATCCCTAATCTCCCTCGTTATCAGGCAaggattttgatttttctaaTCCTGTCTTGCCAAACCCCCTCCATGATCAGATTCAGCCCAGGCAGCGCGACCAACGTCAGGAGCCTCCACGACGAGAGGAAAGGGTAGAACCCGAGCAACCCCGGACAGTCCAGACGGGTATGCTCTTGCCCGACCTCTAATGTTTCTTTCTGACCCTCAGCGTAGCCGCTCGTCCCGCTGCCACCAATTCTCTCGAGTCTATCTGGCAAGATCATTCGCTCTTCTCCACCCTTCCAAGAGCCAACGGTTCTACTCGCATCGCCGACCATCCGCGTGCTTCCCCTGGCCCAGCTCAAGCACACTCCTCTAGGTTCTCTCCGTTCGGTAACGATGCCCCGGTTGCCATTGGCGGTGTCATCGGACAGAATCAACAGGCGCATCAGCGGGTTCGAACGTTGCAGGAGATTGAGGCTGAGATGCTGGCAAATGCTCAGGcagaacgcgaacgcgaacgcgagcGGGAGCAGGAGTATCTTTTGCAACAGGAGCAGGAGCGTATCTTACAGGAACGCTTtctccaacagcagcagcaacaacttCTTCAGCAGCAACTactccagcagcagcagcgtctTCGGGAAGATGAGGCTCGTCAGCGTCAGCTTTATCAGCAGGAACAGCAACAAGCTCAGGCACAGCGTTTGTTCTTGCAACAGCGTGAGCAGTTACAGCAGCAGAGAACCCCACCTCCTCGCATGATGCCGTCTTCACAATCGCCACGATTCCTTGAGCACCACCGGCAGATCTTACTCCTCCAACAACAGGAGCAAATGCTTCAGCAGCAGCGTGCGCAGGAGTTGGAAGAGCAGCTCAGGTTGGAAGAGGTTGAGCGTCGGCTCTTGGCCATGAACATGGAAAGGGCTCGTGGTTCCCCATACAACCGACGGGCCCCTGGTTTTCAAGGAGTAGACCCTCAGGAAGTACTTGCTGctcaacttcttcaacagGCACAAGAACGTCAATTGTTattccagcagcagcaccagcagcaacaacaacaacagcagcagcagcaatatCGTAGGCAGGCATCCCGTTCTCGCTCACCTGCGGTCATCAATAACAATGCACAATTCCCCATCTCGCTGCAAGAAGAGTCTCGTTATCAGCCTCAAAATATCCAACTCCAGCAAAGACTTCTTTCGGATCTCGCCCAGGCAGACTTTGGTCGTGATATGCATGGCGTTTCTCCTGCTGATCAAGAAGCTTTGAGAGTCGAGGCTATGCGCAAAATCTTGGAGGCAGAAAAAATGGAAGAAAAGCGTCGCCGTAAGGCTGCCAAAATTGCACACATGGTTAGTTGTTTTATATGAATTTTCGGACTTCTACTGAACTGAACATCAATATTGATAGTCGCGTTATAACGACCTCATGACGCAATCGGACAAGGACTTTATTACTCGAATCCAGGTTTCACAACTCGTCACTCAGGACCCATACGCGGATGATTTTTACGCACAAGTATACGGTGCCATAATGCGTTCTCGTATGGGTTTGCAATCCCAAGACGAACGCGTTCTCAAGTTTGGCTCTGGAGGTGGTATCGGTCTGGGATTGTCATCTAAAGGTGGCAACAGACGACCGAGCGCAATGCAGCGCATGGAACAGCAAGTCGAGCGAATTGTCAGCAATGCaagaaaaagggaagaagaaaagggtCTCTATGGTCTGTCGTCGTTGTGTTTCCATTGTTATATATTCACTCATCACTGTTATTGCAGCCGTCCATAGTCTTCAAGGTGCTTTGGGGAAAACTTCTGGGAGAAGCTATAAGGCGGCGCCCAGGCAGCTTCTCCAGGTTGACGCTGGAGCAGGCGCATCGCCTACATTGTCGCACGCAACTGCTAACCTACATATCAGCAAGTCTACAGTTCACAATGAAGGTGCTGCCAAGGAAGCTGCCAAGCTTGGGCGTGAGGCATTAGGCCTTGCCGCAGAAGCTCAAGTAAGCGCCCATTAATTTTATCCGAAGATCAGAATTTCATGCTTGGCCATTAGACGGATGATCTAGTGAAAAAAGAACCTCTCACACATAGAAAGGTTCTTGTCATTCTTGAGGAATTGTACGACGTAGTTCTCCGAGTTGAGCAACTCAGGAGAGATCAACCTTCACCTGAAGATGTAGAGGCTTCCCAGGAATGGTAATTATATATTTGCTCTCCAATATAAACGCACTCTAAGTACTTGTTCAGGAAAAAGGAATACGATGAACTTGTCGACAAACTTTGGGATGAATTAAGGGTCATGGTCCCTCTTCAAACGAGGTATTATTGACTGTTTAAGGTCGTTTTGTATCCTACTGACCTACTCTCCTACAGTGATCCTCACCCTTTCATTTCCCTTTTGACGCCGACCAAGGGCAAAAAAATTCTGCCTCGTCTCACTCGGCTACTCGACAATCAACGAATGCTTACTTTGTTGACGTTGCTTGTGGCGTGCTTCAACCAGTTGGACGTAGTTCGAAATGCACCCATTCTTGATACTATCAACGACACACAAGAAAGATCTGATGTCGAGCGCCAGACACAGGCATTTTTGGGCAGCGTCATGCAGAGCATATTACCGGTCATTTCGGTGGCCAATCTCCGCCTTGTAACGGGTCTTCTTGGATTGTTGTTGACTCGCAGTAACATTGTCACTGTTGCTCGAACCCGAGTAAGTATAATAAAATCCACGTTATATCATATCATCGAGCAACGAACTGATGCATTTGTTTAGCCTGGTCTGGCTTTGTTGACCCTTTTCCTCAGTAGAGTGGAGGTGATCAAACAAACGATAGCGACGTCTGATTTGGCAGATGTGGCAGAAGCCCCCACAATCGAGGAGAGTCAGCAATGGTACGCTCTATTTCTCTGGCATACCTTGGGATTGTGTATTCATTGACCACATCCGTAGGCGACTAATGTTTGATCATCTGTTCCAACTGCTTGCACCTCATCTGCTCTCCCTATTCCCTTCATCCCGCATTGTCAACCCAGATCCTGCCAACCATCCGGTGCCAACGGATACTGTGGACCAACCTGTCTGGCAATTCCTAGCAGCCTTGGCTCTGCATGGGTTCAACGAGCAACATCATGTGTTGGTTGGAACACTCCGTGAAAAAATTTTGGACAATGTCCTCAGTGTAAACAAGGGCTGGGTCCACGACGAAGAACAGCGACAAACCAAGCTAGCCAATGTTAATCTCTTCTTGCATGCCGTTAACCTAGACAGCTCTCAAATTGCTATGTAATGATGCTTTGGGAAACCCGGGACGATACGACTACGATATATGATATCACATCTTTTTTTACTACCATTTTTTTAAATAGCGTACATGCTACCTACAGCGTGTTGATACACATAAGAGATCGAATGTTATACAATTCAAACGGATTATTGCAGTGTACGAGATCGGATTGTCGTAAATTTCCTCTTCGAACAATGTCTAGGGATGACGTGAGATATCCGGTCAAGTTCAATATTGGCAGCATGTTTATGCGAGGGAGAGAGTGG from Psilocybe cubensis strain MGC-MH-2018 chromosome 7, whole genome shotgun sequence encodes:
- a CDS encoding DNA topoisomerase 2-associated protein pat1, with amino-acid sequence MAFFGLPERDLKSDQHENIAVYDWNDESYDGLGDALQEGGDDLNDETFGSTDPIGKDFDFSNPVLPNPLHDQIQPRQRDQRQEPPRREERVEPEQPRTVQTAARPAATNSLESIWQDHSLFSTLPRANGSTRIADHPRASPGPAQAHSSRFSPFGNDAPVAIGGVIGQNQQAHQRVRTLQEIEAEMLANAQAEREREREREQEYLLQQEQERILQERFLQQQQQQLLQQQLLQQQQRLREDEARQRQLYQQEQQQAQAQRLFLQQREQLQQQRTPPPRMMPSSQSPRFLEHHRQILLLQQQEQMLQQQRAQELEEQLRLEEVERRLLAMNMERARGSPYNRRAPGFQGVDPQEVLAAQLLQQAQERQLLFQQQHQQQQQQQQQQQYRRQASRSRSPAVINNNAQFPISLQEESRYQPQNIQLQQRLLSDLAQADFGRDMHGVSPADQEALRVEAMRKILEAEKMEEKRRRKAAKIAHMSRYNDLMTQSDKDFITRIQVSQLVTQDPYADDFYAQVYGAIMRSRMGLQSQDERVLKFGSGGGIGLGLSSKGGNRRPSAMQRMEQQVERIVSNARKREEEKGLYAVHSLQGALGKTSGRSYKAAPRQLLQVDAGAGASPTLSHATANLHISKSTVHNEGAAKEAAKLGREALGLAAEAQTDDLVKKEPLTHRKVLVILEELYDVVLRVEQLRRDQPSPEDVEASQEWKKEYDELVDKLWDELRVMVPLQTSDPHPFISLLTPTKGKKILPRLTRLLDNQRMLTLLTLLVACFNQLDVVRNAPILDTINDTQERSDVERQTQAFLGSVMQSILPVISVANLRLVTGLLGLLLTRSNIVTVARTRPGLALLTLFLSRVEVIKQTIATSDLADVAEAPTIEESQQWRLMFDHLFQLLAPHLLSLFPSSRIVNPDPANHPVPTDTVDQPVWQFLAALALHGFNEQHHVLVGTLREKILDNVLSVNKGWVHDEEQRQTKLANVNLFLHAVNLDSSQIAM